In Solanum lycopersicum chromosome 5, SLM_r2.1, the following are encoded in one genomic region:
- the LOC138348851 gene encoding uncharacterized protein, producing MKEVVRFGKNRKLCPRYVGPYENLQKIGKVAYEVKLTSEFALVHPVFHVSMLKKCIGNPESILPIEGLGVTVNLSYEEVLVQIPDREVKRIMYKEVVSVKVLWENHLVKGATWEDKADIPENYMPIKQPNEIN from the coding sequence ATGAAAgaggtggttagatttggcaagaataGGAAGTTGTGTCCTCGTTATGTAGGTCCCTATGAAAATTTGCAAAAGATTGGCAAGGTTGCATATGAGGTGAAGTTGACTAGTGAATTTGCTTTggttcatccggtattccacgtttccatgcttaagaagtgtataggtaatcccgagtccattcttcctattgaaggtCTAGGTGTTACAGtgaacctctcttatgaggaggttcTGGTTCAAATCCCTGATAGAGAAGTGAAGAGGATAATGtataaagaggtggtttccgtaaaggtgttatgggagaatcacctagttaagggtgcaacatgggaggacAAGGCCGACATTCCAGAAAACTACATGCCTATTAAACAACCAAatgaaataaactaa
- the LOC138348852 gene encoding uncharacterized protein, translated as MEGGIKVSEMSNREIREALIAITRVVPMQANLNMMPRVVEITMTSRLNDFVRMNPPIFLGSKVNKDPQEFLDGVIWGYAPSIVSNQRDEMSRFVTGVDDLVVEECRTAMLHDDMTLDRLMVYAQQIEESKLSRMDRSLERSGDSDQEQTRFKKKVQSQGKSRSAKFKVEKGGGSKDGKPTCAKWGKKH; from the exons ATGGAAGGAGGCATTAAGGTTTCAGAGATGTCTAATagggagattagagaggctttgaTTGCTATAACCCGAGTCGTGCCTATGCAAGCTAATTTGAATATGATGCCTAGAGTGGTGGAGATCACAATGACATCTAGGTTGAATGATTTTgtaaggatgaatcctcctatctttcttggatCTAAGGTAAACAAAGATCCCCAGGAGTTTCTTGATGGAGTGATATGGGG GTATGCCCCTTCTATTGTGTCCAATcaaagagatgaaatgagtcgtTTTGTCACGGGGGTAGACGACTTAGTAGTGGAAGAATGTCGTACCGCTATGttgcatgatgatatgaccctagatCGActtatggtgtatgcacaacaaattgaagagtctaaacttagTAGGATGGATAGAAGTTTGGAAAGGAGTGGTGATAGTGATCAAGAGCaaactaggtttaagaagaaggTTCAATCTCAAGGAAAATCTAGGAGTGCTAAGTTCAAGgttgagaaaggaggtggttccaAGGATGGcaagcctacttgtgcaaaATGGGGCAAGAAACATTAG